A single genomic interval of Spinacia oleracea cultivar Varoflay chromosome 6, BTI_SOV_V1, whole genome shotgun sequence harbors:
- the LOC110788683 gene encoding uncharacterized protein, which produces MASYHTRSFSFPSNSHPVADQLDAQLCRLRSSQAASTSSLTTKLNGLNDLYKCVEEFLQLPQNQKTVSQTQGENVVEQVLDGSLRLLDICSTSRDVLALSKERLQDIQSVLRRRCSGELDITNEVAEYLKTRKSSKKIIKKCLKDINTVEKTNESIAIENMLKDVQAVSIDVFKSLLSYIGESKKSSWSFSKLVRQRAEKEATTSISEFDVVDATLELINQKKKVNIEMSQLVNLESEVQEIDEVLESLFRHLIKTRSTLLNVLSN; this is translated from the coding sequence atggCCTCTTACCACACTCGATCTTTCAGTTTCCCCTCAAACTCTCACCCAGTTGCTGATCAGTTGGATGCACAATTGTGCAGATTGAGATCATCTCAAGCTGCTTCAACTTCATCCCTGACCACCAAACTTAACGGCCTAAATGATTTATACAAGTGTGTTGAAGAGTTTCTTCAACTACCCCAAAATCAGAAAACCGTATCTCAAACTCAAGGCGAAAATGTAGTTGAGCAAGTGTTGGATGGATCTCTTAGACTACTTGACATCTGTTCAACATCTCGAGATGTCTTGGCACTTTCAAAGGAAAGGCTCCAAGACATACAATCAGTGCTTCGAAGAAGGTGTAGTGGTGAACTTGACATTACCAATGAAGTCGCTGAGTACCTAAAAACACGAAAATCATCCAAGAAGATAATCAAGAAGTGCTTGAAAGATATCAATACAGTTGAAAAAACTAACGAGTCTATTGCCATCGAGAACATGCTCAAAGATGTTCAAGCAGTGTCAATTGATGTCTTCAAGTCCTTGTTGTCTTACATAGGTGAATCAAAGAAAAGTAGCTGGTCTTTCTCAAAGCTTGTTCGCCAAAGAGCCGAGAAGGAAGCAACAACTTCTATTAGTGAATTTGATGTTGTTGATGCTACTCTGGAGTTGATCAACCAGAAAAAGAAAGTAAATATTGAAATGTCACAATTGGTCAATTTGGAATCTGAAGTTCAAGAAATTGATGAAGTATTAGAAAGCTTATTTAGGCATCTGATTAAGACAAGATCAACTCTTCTCAATGTCCTTAGTAACTAG
- the LOC110798877 gene encoding universal stress protein PHOS34-like, with translation MAMSSTEKAVMIVGIDESDESFHALEWTLDKFFTPYAPNFPFNVLLVYAKPTSTTAIGLTGPGAAQVLSFVEADLKRVAARIIIKAKDLCHSKSVHDVSVKVIEGDARSVLCGAVEKNNASMLVVGSHGYGALKRTFLGSVSDYCAHNAHCSVMIVKKPQTDN, from the exons atGGCGATGAGTTCGACAGAGAAAGCGGTGATGATAGTTGGAATCGATGAAAGCGATGAAAGCTTTCATGCATTAGAATGGACACTTGATAAATTCTTCACTCCATATGCTCCTAATTTCCCTTTCAATGTCTTGCTCGTTTATGCTAAGCCTACTTCTACCACTGCTATTGGCCTCACTGGTCCTG GAGCTGCACAAGTTTTGTCTTTTGTGGAGGCTGATCTGAAGAGAGTAGCTGCTAGGATCATAATCAAGGCTAAAGATTTGTGCCACTCAAAATCG GTTCATGATGTTTCCGTTAAAGTTATAGAAGGCGATGCTAGGAGTGTTCTATGTGGAGCTGTTGAGAAGAACAACGCATCCATGTTGGTTGTGGGTAGTCATGGTTATGGAGCACTGAAAAG GACCTTCCTGGGGAGTGTGAGTGACTATTGTGCTCATAATGCTCACTGCTCGGTAATGATCGTTAAGAAGCCGCAAACAGACAACTAA
- the LOC110798866 gene encoding uncharacterized protein, giving the protein MASYHTRSFSFPSNSHPVADQLDEQLSRLRSSQAASTSSLTNKLNSLNDLYKCVEEFLQLPHNQKTVSQSQGESSVEQVLDGSLRLLDICATSRDVLALSKERLQDIQSVLRRRCIGELDITNEVAEYLKTRKSSKKIIKKCLKDISAVGKTNESIAISSMLKDVQALTVDVFKCLLSYIGGSQKSSWSFSKLVGQGSEKEAAASISEFDAVDASLSQKKNVNVDMSQLVKLESEVQEIDEVLESLFRHLIKNRSTLLNVLSN; this is encoded by the coding sequence atggCTTCTTACCACACTAGATCTTTCAGTTTCCCCTCAAACTCTCACCCGGTTGCTGATCAGTTGGATGAACAATTGAGCAGATTGAGGTCATCTCAAGCTGCCTCTACTTCATCCCTAACCAACAAACTTAACAGCCTAAATGATTTATACAAGTGTGTTGAAGAATTTCTTCAACTGCCCCATAATCAGAAAACCGTATCTCAATCTCAAGGAGAAAGTTCAGTTGAGCAAGTGTTAGATGGATCTTTAAGGCTCCTTGATATTTGTGCCACATCTCGGGATGTCTTGGCACTATCAAAGGAACGGCTCCAAGATATACAATCAGTTCTTCGAAGAAGGTGTATTGGTGAACTTGACATTACTAATGAAGTTGCTGAATACCTAAAAACACGAAAATCATCCAAGAAGATAATCAAGAAGTGCTTGAAAGATATCAGTGCAGTTGGAAAAACTAATGAGTCTATTGCCATCTCGAGCATGCTTAAAGATGTGCAAGCATTAACAGTTGATGTCTTCAAGTGCTTGTTGTCCTACATCGGTGGATCACAGAAAAGTAGCTGGTCTTTCTCAAAACTTGTTGGCCAAGGATCCGAGAAAGAAGCAGCAGCATCCATCAGCGAATTTGATGCTGTTGATGCTAGTCTCAGCCAGAAAAAGAACGTAAATGTTGACATGTCACAATTGGTCAAATTGGAATCCGAAGTCCAAGAAATTGACGAAGTGTTGGAAAGCTTGTTTAGGCATCTCATTAAGAACAGATCAACTCTTCTCAATGTCCTTAGTAATTAG
- the LOC110798867 gene encoding uncharacterized protein: MASYHTRSFSFPSNSHPVADQLDEQLSRLRSSQAASTSSLTNKLNGLNDLYKCVEEFLQLPHNQKTVSQSQGESSVEQVLDGSLRLLDICATSRDVLALSKERLQDIQSVLRRRCNGELDITNEVAEYLKTRKSSKKIIKKCLKDIIAVDKTNESIVISSTLKDVQALTVDVFKSLLSYIGGSQKSSWSFSKLVHQGSEKEAAASISEFDAVDASLSQKKNVNIDMSQLVKLESEVQEIDEVLESLFRHLIKTRSTLLNVLSN; encoded by the coding sequence atggCTTCTTACCACACTAGATCTTTCAGTTTCCCCTCAAACTCTCACCCGGTTGCTGATCAGTTGGATGAACAATTGAGCAGATTGAGGTCATCTCAAGCTGCCTCTACTTCATCCCTAACCAACAAACTTAACGGCCTGAATGATTTATACAAGTGTGTTGAAGAATTTCTTCAACTGCCCCATAATCAGAAAACCGTATCTCAATCTCAAGGAGAAAGTTCAGTTGAGCAAGTGTTAGATGGATCTTTAAGGCTCCTTGACATTTGTGCCACATCTCGGGATGTCTTGGCACTGTCAAAGGAACGGCTCCAAGATATACAATCAGTTCTTCGAAGAAGGTGTAATGGTGAACTTGACATTACTAATGAAGTTGCTGAATACCTAAAAACACGAAAATCGTCCAAGAAGATAATCAAGAAGTGCTTGAAAGATATCATTGCAGTTGACAAAACTAATGAGTCTATTGTCATATCAAGCACGCTTAAAGATGTGCAAGCATTGACAGTTGATGTCTTCAAGTCCTTGTTGTCTTACATCGGTGGATCACAGAAAAGTAGCTGGTCTTTCTCAAAACTTGTTCACCAAGGATCTGAGAAGGAAGCAGCAGCATCCATCAGCGAATTTGATGCTGTTGATGCTAGTCTCAGCCAGAAAAAGAACGTAAATATTGACATGTCACAATTGGTCAAATTGGAATCCGAAGTCCAAGAAATTGATGAAGTGTTGGAAAGCTTGTTTAGGCATCTGATTAAGACCAGATCAACTCTTCTCAATGTCCTTAGTAACTAG
- the LOC110798868 gene encoding protein DMP7-like, producing the protein MDIKIESEDIEEQQTQPLIENEQQPRKEAKTRSQKAIRKTLKGTSHLSSLLPSGSILIFEMFSPILTNQGQCVTFQAQVMTLCLITLVSLSCILMCFTDSIRDERGKVRYGIATFRGIWIVDGSVKLSSEEAVKYRIGVIDFLHAFMGLLVFMAVALLDQNVVKCLFPLPSQQTKERVLVMFPIGVAVVCGFLFICFPTKRNTLVSPLSKT; encoded by the coding sequence ATGGATATCAAGATTGAAAGTGAAGATATTGAAGAACAACAAACACAACCTCTTATAGAAAACGAACAACAACCTAGAAAAGAAGCGAAAACTCGAAGCCAAAAGGCCATAAGAAAAACATTGAAAGGCACATCCCATTTATCAAGCCTCCTTCCCTCAGGCTCAATCCTAATATTTGAGATGTTTTCACCCATTCTAACAAACCAAGGCCAATGTGTAACATTCCAAGCACAAGTCATGACATTATGCCTTATAACATTGGTTAGTTTATCCTGTATTCTCATGTGTTTCACAGATAGTATTAGAGACGAAAGAGGTAAAGTTCGATACGGGATTGCAACATTTCGAGGGATATGGATTGTTGATGGTTCTGTAAAACTTAGCTCTGAAGAAGCTGTCAAGTATCGAATCGGTGTTATTGACTTTCTTCATGCGTTCATGGGGTTGTTGGTGTTCATGGCGGTTGCTTTGTTGGATCAAAATGTTGTTAAATGTTTGTTTCCATTGCCATCTCAACAAACCAAGGAAAGAGTACTTGTTATGTTTCCTATTGGAGTTGCTGTTGTTTGTggtttcttgtttatttgttttcctACCAAACGTAATACCCTTGTATCTCCTCTTTCTAAAACCTAA
- the LOC110798856 gene encoding E3 ubiquitin-protein ligase RFI2: protein MVRSKNSSDQAIDLNVEPEESCASCSICLDLVTFGGERSSAKLNCGHEFHLDCIGSAFNMKGMMQCPNCRGIEKGRWLYASGSTNSSPELGMDDGSVDNYPFYFTFAEMPYRVHVCPFRGFTQVHPSSQSSLGVMSTLTPMVTHGAGIPHTDPLPHPYPHPHPHPHPHPHPHGWVQFQHTSYLHHNQGPGLPMPISSSAGRFDTQRSMPRFVPSGRGYEPNPSFPHYAESSPPNYSHSWSRDNVPHFQLP from the exons ATGGTGAGGTCAAAAAACAGTAGTGATCAAGCAATTGATTTGAATGTTGAACCTGAGGAATCTTGTGCTTCTTGCTCTATTTGTCTTGATTTGGTGACCTTTGGTGGGGAAAGATCCAGTGCTAAACTTAATTGTGGCCATGAATTTCATCTGG ACTGCATTGGTTCTGCATTCAATATGAAGGGAATGATGCAATGCCCAAACTGCCGGGGAATTGAGAAAGGTCGATGGTTATATGCAAGTGGTTCCACAAATTCATCTCCAGAACTAGGCATGGATGATGGAAGTGTTGATAACTATCCGTTTTACTTCACCTTTGCTGAAATG CCCTATAGAGTTCACGTTTGTCCATTTCGTGGATTCACGCAAGTTCATCCATCTTCTCA GTCAAGCCTTGGAGTGATGAGCACATTAACTCCAATGGTGACCCATGGAGCAGGCATTCCTCATACGGACCCTCTCCCTCACCCGTACCCTCACCCTCACCCTCACCCTCACCCTCACCCTCACCCTCACGGATGGGTCCAATTTCAACATACTTCATATCTACATCACAATCAAGGACCGGGTTTACCCATGCCCATTAGCAGCAGTGCCGGGAGGTTCGACACTCAAAGAAGCATGCCGAGATTTGTGCCTTCAGGACGAGGATATGAGCCGAATCCAAGTTTCCCTCACTATGCAGAAAGCTCTCCTCCAAATTACTCCCATTCTTGGAGCAGAGATAATGTTCCTCATTTTCAATTGCCATGA